A single Campylobacter hyointestinalis subsp. hyointestinalis DNA region contains:
- a CDS encoding tRNA1(Val) (adenine(37)-N6)-methyltransferase yields the protein MTLYQLENGYRYNSDSLFLYDFISKNRLFGDLLDVGCGSGILGLLLKRDFSDLSLTSLDIQEINRDITKFNADENGLKVSAICEDISKFKSENKFDFIVSNPPFYIDEVTKSGNEHINISRYSGNLKFDDLLKSVNSLLKPRGVFYFCYDARRLGEVVSGLAGFKLNLTRFRLVYSKISKESKLALFEAKKSSKSMTKIEPPLIVFDEFGYSKEAKTVFDKANTQSRIFVCK from the coding sequence ATGACGCTGTATCAGCTAGAAAACGGATATAGATACAATAGCGACTCTTTGTTTCTGTATGATTTTATCTCAAAGAATAGACTTTTTGGCGATCTTTTAGATGTGGGATGTGGCTCTGGGATACTTGGGCTTTTGTTAAAACGAGATTTTTCTGATCTAAGCCTAACTAGCTTGGATATTCAAGAGATAAATCGCGATATTACGAAATTTAATGCAGATGAAAACGGACTAAAAGTTAGCGCTATTTGTGAGGATATTTCTAAATTTAAAAGCGAAAATAAGTTTGATTTTATAGTTTCAAACCCACCTTTTTATATAGATGAAGTCACAAAAAGTGGTAATGAGCATATAAATATCAGTAGATACAGTGGAAATCTTAAATTTGATGATTTGTTAAAAAGCGTAAATTCTCTCTTAAAGCCACGCGGAGTTTTTTATTTTTGTTATGACGCAAGGAGGCTTGGCGAAGTCGTGAGTGGGCTTGCTGGCTTTAAACTAAATCTTACTAGATTTAGATTGGTATATTCTAAAATATCAAAAGAGTCTAAGCTAGCGCTTTTTGAAGCTAAAAAAAGCTCGAAATCAATGACTAAGATAGAGCCGCCTTTGATAGTGTTTGACGAGTTTGGATATAGCAAAGAAGCAAAAACGGTATTTGATAAAGCTAACACTCAAAGTAGGATTTTTGTATGCAAATAA
- a CDS encoding YkgJ family cysteine cluster protein, producing the protein MQINIEKKDGFKYEFDPSFCQICGGKCCTGESGYIWISKDEISKIAAFFGMSDDEFKKIFCYNAHNRYSLKEKEYNNGYACIFFDETHKNCGIYELRPKQCLTFPFWDYFKKNFKELEKECIGVKQLQ; encoded by the coding sequence ATGCAAATAAACATAGAGAAAAAAGACGGTTTTAAGTATGAATTTGATCCATCATTTTGTCAGATATGCGGTGGAAAATGCTGCACTGGAGAGAGTGGATATATATGGATAAGCAAGGATGAGATATCTAAGATAGCGGCTTTTTTCGGAATGAGCGATGATGAATTTAAAAAAATATTTTGTTATAATGCCCACAATCGCTATAGTTTAAAGGAAAAAGAGTATAATAACGGCTATGCTTGCATCTTTTTTGATGAAACTCACAAAAATTGCGGAATTTATGAGCTTAGACCTAAGCAGTGTCTGACATTTCCATTTTGGGACTATTTTAAGAAAAACTTTAAAGAATTGGAGAAAGAATGTATTGGTGTAAAGCAATTGCAGTAA